A part of Bubalus bubalis isolate 160015118507 breed Murrah chromosome 6, NDDB_SH_1, whole genome shotgun sequence genomic DNA contains:
- the TARS2 gene encoding threonine--tRNA ligase, mitochondrial isoform X6, translated as MGLYQRCRRLRFPGLHACGLHTAAVPTPPHWLVERLGYFEELWTAQVKRLASMAQEEQRTIKISLPGGQKVDAVAWKTTPYQLAQQISSNLADTAVAAQVNGEPYDLERPLETDSDLRFLTFDSAQGKAVFWHSSTHVLGAAAEQLLGAVLCQGPSTECGFYHDFFLGKERTVKGSELPVLERFCQELTAAAQPFRRLEASRAQLCQLFKDNPFKLRLIEEKVTGPMATVYGCGMLVDLCRGPHLRHTGQIGGLKLLSNSSSVWRFPGAPETLQRVSGISFPTAEELRAWEEWREEAELRDHRRIGKEQELFFFHELSPGSCFFLPRGTRVYNALVAFIRAEYTRRGFSEVKTPTLFSAKLWELSGHWEHYREDMFALQPPGLDRPSSSQSDHSASSPTDTLALKPMNCPAHCLMFAHRPRSWRELPLRLADFGALHRAEASGSLGGLTRLRCFQQDDAHIFCAPDQLEAEIRGCLDFLHSVYTILGFSFHMALSTRPSGFLGEPCLWDQAEQVLQQALEEFGAPWDLNPGDGAFYGPKIDVHVRDALGRPHQCGTIQLDFQLPLRFDLQYKGQSGALECPVLIHRAVLGSVERMLGVLAESCGGKWPLWLSPFQVVVIPVGTEQEEYAREAQQSLRAAGLVGDLDADSGLTLSRRIRRAQLAHYNFQFVVGQREQSKRTVNIRTRDNRRLGERDLAEAVQRLLELQDTRVPNAEEIF; from the exons ATGGGGCTGTATCAGAGGTGTCGGCGGCTTCGGTTCCCAGGGTTACACGCCTGCGGGCTGCACACG GCAGCTGTGCCGACCCCTCCACACTGGTTGGTAGAGCGGCTTGGCTATTTTGAGGAGCTATGGACTGCTCAGGTAAAGAGGTTAGCAAGCATGGCACAGGAGGAACAGCGGACTATTAAGATATCACTTCCTGGAGGTCAGAAAGTCGATGCTGTAGCATGGAAGACAACCCCTTACCAACTAGCCCAGCAGATCAG TTCAAACCTGGCGGATACTGCAGTGGCTGCTCAAGTCAATGGAGAACCTTATGATCTGGAGCGGCCCTTGGAGACAGATTCTGACCTCCGGTTTCTGACATTCGATTCTGCACAGGGGAAAGCG GTATTCTGGCACTCCAGTACCCATGTCCTGGGGGCAGCAGCTGAACAGCTTTTAGGTGCTGTCCTCTGCCAAGGCCCAAGCACAGAATGTGGCTTTTACCATGATTTCTTCTTAGGAAAGGAACG GACAGTCAAGGGCTCAGAGCTGCCTGTTTTGGAACGGTTTTGCCAGGAACTTACAGCTGCTGCTCAGCCCTTCCGGAGACTGGAGGCTTCTCGGGCTCAGCTTTGCCAGCTCTTCAAG GATAACCCCTTTAAGCTTCGCTTGATTGAGGAGAAGGTGACAGGTCCAATGGCAACAGTGTATGG GTGTGGCATGCTGGTTGATCTGTGCAGGGGCCCCCACCTTCGGCATACTGGACAGATTGGAGGCCTGAAGCTGCTGTCG aACTCATCATCAGTGTGGAGATTTCCAGGCGCCCCAGAGACACTGCAGAGAGTGTCCGGCATTTCCTTCCCCACTGCAGAGGAGCTGAGGGCCTGGGAAGAATGGAGGGAGGAAGCAGAGTTACGGGACCACCGGCGCATTGGGAAG GAACAGGAGCTCTTCTTCTTCCATGAACTGAGCCCCGGGAGCTGTTTCTTCCTGCCTCGAGGGACAAGGGTGTATAATGCACTGGTGGCTTTTATCAGG GCTGAATACACCCGCCGCGGTTTCTCAGAAGTGAAAACCCCCACGTTGTTTTCTGCGAAGCTCTGGGAGCTGTCAGGGCACTGGGAGCATTATCGGGAAGACATGTTTGCCCTGCAGCCACCAGGCCTGGACAGGCCTTCCAGCTCTCAGAGCGACCACTCTGCCAGCTCCCCCACAGACACACTCGCCCTCAAGCCCATGAACTGCCCTGCACATTG CCTAATGTTCGCCCACCGGCCCAGATCCTGGCGAGAGCTGCCCCTGCGACTGGCTGACTTCGGGGCCCTACACCGGGCTGAGGCCTCTGGCAGCCTGGGGGGCCTGACCCGGCTTCGGTGCTTCCAGCAGGATGACGCCCACATCTTCTGTGCACCGGATCAG CTGGAAGCAGAGATCCGAGGCTGTCTTGATTTCCTCCACTCTGTCTACACCATCCTTGGCTTTTCCTTCCACATGGCACTGTCTACCCGGCCATCTGGCTTCCTGGGAGAGCCTTGCCTTTGGGACCAGGCCGAGCAG GTCCTGCAGCAGGCCCTAGAAGAATTTGGAGCACCATGGGATCTCAACCCTGGAGATGGTGCATTCTATGGGCCTAAG ATTGATGTGCACGTCCGCGATGCCCTGGGTCGACCCCATCAGTGTGGGACAATCCAGCTTGATTTCCAGCTGCCCCTGAGATTTGACCTCCAGTACAAGGG GCAGTCGGGGGCCCTAGAGTGTCCAGTCCTCATTCATCGCGCCGTGCTCGGTTCCGTGGAAAGGATGTTGGGAGTGCTGGCGGAGAGCTGTGGGGGAAAATG GCCACTGTGGCTGTCCCCGTTCCAGGTGGTGGTCATCCCTGTGGGGACGGAGCAGGAGGAATATGCCAGAGAG GCACAGCAGAGCCTGCGAGCTGCGGGACTGGTCGGTGACCTGGACGCTGACTCGGGACTGACCCTCAGCCGGAGAATCCGCCGGGCTCAGCTCGCACACTACAATTTTCAGTTTG TGGTTGGCCAGAGAGAGCAGAGTAAGAGAACAGTGAACATTCGGACTCGAGATAATCGTCGACTTGGAGAACGGGACTTGGCCGAGGCTGTACAGCGGCTACTGGAGCTACAGGACACCAGGGTCCCAAATGCTGAAGAAATTTTCTGA
- the TARS2 gene encoding threonine--tRNA ligase, mitochondrial isoform X2, giving the protein MGLYQRCRRLRFPGLHACGLHTAAVPTPPHWLVERLGYFEELWTAQVKRLASMAQEEQRTIKISLPGGQKVDAVAWKTTPYQLAQQISSNLADTAVAAQVNGEPYDLERPLETDSDLRFLTFDSAQGKAVFWHSSTHVLGAAAEQLLGAVLCQGPSTECGFYHDFFLGKERTVKGSELPVLERFCQELTAAAQPFRRLEASRAQLCQLFKDNPFKLRLIEEKVTGPMATVYGCGMLVDLCRGPHLRHTGQIGGLKLLSVSHEDWVRLRFLCFHWSELKKGKNSSSVWRFPGAPETLQRVSGISFPTAEELRAWEEWREEAELRDHRRIGKEQELFFFHELSPGSCFFLPRGTRVYNALVAFIRSLWSPMSASLQAEYTRRGFSEVKTPTLFSAKLWELSGHWEHYREDMFALQPPGLDRPSSSQSDHSASSPTDTLALKPMNCPAHCLMFAHRPRSWRELPLRLADFGALHRAEASGSLGGLTRLRCFQQDDAHIFCAPDQLEAEIRGCLDFLHSVYTILGFSFHMALSTRPSGFLGEPCLWDQAEQVLQQALEEFGAPWDLNPGDGAFYGPKIDVHVRDALGRPHQCGTIQLDFQLPLRFDLQYKGQSGALECPVLIHRAVLGSVERMLGVLAESCGGKWPLWLSPFQVVVIPVGTEQEEYAREAQQSLRAAGLVGDLDADSGLTLSRRIRRAQLAHYNFQFVVGQREQSKRTVNIRTRDNRRLGERDLAEAVQRLLELQDTRVPNAEEIF; this is encoded by the exons ATGGGGCTGTATCAGAGGTGTCGGCGGCTTCGGTTCCCAGGGTTACACGCCTGCGGGCTGCACACG GCAGCTGTGCCGACCCCTCCACACTGGTTGGTAGAGCGGCTTGGCTATTTTGAGGAGCTATGGACTGCTCAGGTAAAGAGGTTAGCAAGCATGGCACAGGAGGAACAGCGGACTATTAAGATATCACTTCCTGGAGGTCAGAAAGTCGATGCTGTAGCATGGAAGACAACCCCTTACCAACTAGCCCAGCAGATCAG TTCAAACCTGGCGGATACTGCAGTGGCTGCTCAAGTCAATGGAGAACCTTATGATCTGGAGCGGCCCTTGGAGACAGATTCTGACCTCCGGTTTCTGACATTCGATTCTGCACAGGGGAAAGCG GTATTCTGGCACTCCAGTACCCATGTCCTGGGGGCAGCAGCTGAACAGCTTTTAGGTGCTGTCCTCTGCCAAGGCCCAAGCACAGAATGTGGCTTTTACCATGATTTCTTCTTAGGAAAGGAACG GACAGTCAAGGGCTCAGAGCTGCCTGTTTTGGAACGGTTTTGCCAGGAACTTACAGCTGCTGCTCAGCCCTTCCGGAGACTGGAGGCTTCTCGGGCTCAGCTTTGCCAGCTCTTCAAG GATAACCCCTTTAAGCTTCGCTTGATTGAGGAGAAGGTGACAGGTCCAATGGCAACAGTGTATGG GTGTGGCATGCTGGTTGATCTGTGCAGGGGCCCCCACCTTCGGCATACTGGACAGATTGGAGGCCTGAAGCTGCTGTCGGTCAGTCATGAGGACTGGGTTAGGTTGAGATTCCTGTGTTTTCACTGGAGTGAGTTGAAGAAGGGGAAG aACTCATCATCAGTGTGGAGATTTCCAGGCGCCCCAGAGACACTGCAGAGAGTGTCCGGCATTTCCTTCCCCACTGCAGAGGAGCTGAGGGCCTGGGAAGAATGGAGGGAGGAAGCAGAGTTACGGGACCACCGGCGCATTGGGAAG GAACAGGAGCTCTTCTTCTTCCATGAACTGAGCCCCGGGAGCTGTTTCTTCCTGCCTCGAGGGACAAGGGTGTATAATGCACTGGTGGCTTTTATCAGG TCACTCTGGTCTCCCATGTCGGCATCTCTGCAGGCTGAATACACCCGCCGCGGTTTCTCAGAAGTGAAAACCCCCACGTTGTTTTCTGCGAAGCTCTGGGAGCTGTCAGGGCACTGGGAGCATTATCGGGAAGACATGTTTGCCCTGCAGCCACCAGGCCTGGACAGGCCTTCCAGCTCTCAGAGCGACCACTCTGCCAGCTCCCCCACAGACACACTCGCCCTCAAGCCCATGAACTGCCCTGCACATTG CCTAATGTTCGCCCACCGGCCCAGATCCTGGCGAGAGCTGCCCCTGCGACTGGCTGACTTCGGGGCCCTACACCGGGCTGAGGCCTCTGGCAGCCTGGGGGGCCTGACCCGGCTTCGGTGCTTCCAGCAGGATGACGCCCACATCTTCTGTGCACCGGATCAG CTGGAAGCAGAGATCCGAGGCTGTCTTGATTTCCTCCACTCTGTCTACACCATCCTTGGCTTTTCCTTCCACATGGCACTGTCTACCCGGCCATCTGGCTTCCTGGGAGAGCCTTGCCTTTGGGACCAGGCCGAGCAG GTCCTGCAGCAGGCCCTAGAAGAATTTGGAGCACCATGGGATCTCAACCCTGGAGATGGTGCATTCTATGGGCCTAAG ATTGATGTGCACGTCCGCGATGCCCTGGGTCGACCCCATCAGTGTGGGACAATCCAGCTTGATTTCCAGCTGCCCCTGAGATTTGACCTCCAGTACAAGGG GCAGTCGGGGGCCCTAGAGTGTCCAGTCCTCATTCATCGCGCCGTGCTCGGTTCCGTGGAAAGGATGTTGGGAGTGCTGGCGGAGAGCTGTGGGGGAAAATG GCCACTGTGGCTGTCCCCGTTCCAGGTGGTGGTCATCCCTGTGGGGACGGAGCAGGAGGAATATGCCAGAGAG GCACAGCAGAGCCTGCGAGCTGCGGGACTGGTCGGTGACCTGGACGCTGACTCGGGACTGACCCTCAGCCGGAGAATCCGCCGGGCTCAGCTCGCACACTACAATTTTCAGTTTG TGGTTGGCCAGAGAGAGCAGAGTAAGAGAACAGTGAACATTCGGACTCGAGATAATCGTCGACTTGGAGAACGGGACTTGGCCGAGGCTGTACAGCGGCTACTGGAGCTACAGGACACCAGGGTCCCAAATGCTGAAGAAATTTTCTGA
- the TARS2 gene encoding threonine--tRNA ligase, mitochondrial isoform X4 — translation MGLYQRCRRLRFPGLHACGLHTVREAAVPTPPHWLVERLGYFEELWTAQVKRLASMAQEEQRTIKISLPGGQKVDAVAWKTTPYQLAQQISSNLADTAVAAQVNGEPYDLERPLETDSDLRFLTFDSAQGKAVFWHSSTHVLGAAAEQLLGAVLCQGPSTECGFYHDFFLGKERTVKGSELPVLERFCQELTAAAQPFRRLEASRAQLCQLFKDNPFKLRLIEEKVTGPMATVYGCGMLVDLCRGPHLRHTGQIGGLKLLSNSSSVWRFPGAPETLQRVSGISFPTAEELRAWEEWREEAELRDHRRIGKEQELFFFHELSPGSCFFLPRGTRVYNALVAFIRSLWSPMSASLQAEYTRRGFSEVKTPTLFSAKLWELSGHWEHYREDMFALQPPGLDRPSSSQSDHSASSPTDTLALKPMNCPAHCLMFAHRPRSWRELPLRLADFGALHRAEASGSLGGLTRLRCFQQDDAHIFCAPDQLEAEIRGCLDFLHSVYTILGFSFHMALSTRPSGFLGEPCLWDQAEQVLQQALEEFGAPWDLNPGDGAFYGPKIDVHVRDALGRPHQCGTIQLDFQLPLRFDLQYKGQSGALECPVLIHRAVLGSVERMLGVLAESCGGKWPLWLSPFQVVVIPVGTEQEEYAREAQQSLRAAGLVGDLDADSGLTLSRRIRRAQLAHYNFQFVVGQREQSKRTVNIRTRDNRRLGERDLAEAVQRLLELQDTRVPNAEEIF, via the exons ATGGGGCTGTATCAGAGGTGTCGGCGGCTTCGGTTCCCAGGGTTACACGCCTGCGGGCTGCACACGGTGCGTGAG GCAGCTGTGCCGACCCCTCCACACTGGTTGGTAGAGCGGCTTGGCTATTTTGAGGAGCTATGGACTGCTCAGGTAAAGAGGTTAGCAAGCATGGCACAGGAGGAACAGCGGACTATTAAGATATCACTTCCTGGAGGTCAGAAAGTCGATGCTGTAGCATGGAAGACAACCCCTTACCAACTAGCCCAGCAGATCAG TTCAAACCTGGCGGATACTGCAGTGGCTGCTCAAGTCAATGGAGAACCTTATGATCTGGAGCGGCCCTTGGAGACAGATTCTGACCTCCGGTTTCTGACATTCGATTCTGCACAGGGGAAAGCG GTATTCTGGCACTCCAGTACCCATGTCCTGGGGGCAGCAGCTGAACAGCTTTTAGGTGCTGTCCTCTGCCAAGGCCCAAGCACAGAATGTGGCTTTTACCATGATTTCTTCTTAGGAAAGGAACG GACAGTCAAGGGCTCAGAGCTGCCTGTTTTGGAACGGTTTTGCCAGGAACTTACAGCTGCTGCTCAGCCCTTCCGGAGACTGGAGGCTTCTCGGGCTCAGCTTTGCCAGCTCTTCAAG GATAACCCCTTTAAGCTTCGCTTGATTGAGGAGAAGGTGACAGGTCCAATGGCAACAGTGTATGG GTGTGGCATGCTGGTTGATCTGTGCAGGGGCCCCCACCTTCGGCATACTGGACAGATTGGAGGCCTGAAGCTGCTGTCG aACTCATCATCAGTGTGGAGATTTCCAGGCGCCCCAGAGACACTGCAGAGAGTGTCCGGCATTTCCTTCCCCACTGCAGAGGAGCTGAGGGCCTGGGAAGAATGGAGGGAGGAAGCAGAGTTACGGGACCACCGGCGCATTGGGAAG GAACAGGAGCTCTTCTTCTTCCATGAACTGAGCCCCGGGAGCTGTTTCTTCCTGCCTCGAGGGACAAGGGTGTATAATGCACTGGTGGCTTTTATCAGG TCACTCTGGTCTCCCATGTCGGCATCTCTGCAGGCTGAATACACCCGCCGCGGTTTCTCAGAAGTGAAAACCCCCACGTTGTTTTCTGCGAAGCTCTGGGAGCTGTCAGGGCACTGGGAGCATTATCGGGAAGACATGTTTGCCCTGCAGCCACCAGGCCTGGACAGGCCTTCCAGCTCTCAGAGCGACCACTCTGCCAGCTCCCCCACAGACACACTCGCCCTCAAGCCCATGAACTGCCCTGCACATTG CCTAATGTTCGCCCACCGGCCCAGATCCTGGCGAGAGCTGCCCCTGCGACTGGCTGACTTCGGGGCCCTACACCGGGCTGAGGCCTCTGGCAGCCTGGGGGGCCTGACCCGGCTTCGGTGCTTCCAGCAGGATGACGCCCACATCTTCTGTGCACCGGATCAG CTGGAAGCAGAGATCCGAGGCTGTCTTGATTTCCTCCACTCTGTCTACACCATCCTTGGCTTTTCCTTCCACATGGCACTGTCTACCCGGCCATCTGGCTTCCTGGGAGAGCCTTGCCTTTGGGACCAGGCCGAGCAG GTCCTGCAGCAGGCCCTAGAAGAATTTGGAGCACCATGGGATCTCAACCCTGGAGATGGTGCATTCTATGGGCCTAAG ATTGATGTGCACGTCCGCGATGCCCTGGGTCGACCCCATCAGTGTGGGACAATCCAGCTTGATTTCCAGCTGCCCCTGAGATTTGACCTCCAGTACAAGGG GCAGTCGGGGGCCCTAGAGTGTCCAGTCCTCATTCATCGCGCCGTGCTCGGTTCCGTGGAAAGGATGTTGGGAGTGCTGGCGGAGAGCTGTGGGGGAAAATG GCCACTGTGGCTGTCCCCGTTCCAGGTGGTGGTCATCCCTGTGGGGACGGAGCAGGAGGAATATGCCAGAGAG GCACAGCAGAGCCTGCGAGCTGCGGGACTGGTCGGTGACCTGGACGCTGACTCGGGACTGACCCTCAGCCGGAGAATCCGCCGGGCTCAGCTCGCACACTACAATTTTCAGTTTG TGGTTGGCCAGAGAGAGCAGAGTAAGAGAACAGTGAACATTCGGACTCGAGATAATCGTCGACTTGGAGAACGGGACTTGGCCGAGGCTGTACAGCGGCTACTGGAGCTACAGGACACCAGGGTCCCAAATGCTGAAGAAATTTTCTGA
- the TARS2 gene encoding threonine--tRNA ligase, mitochondrial isoform X5, whose product MGLYQRCRRLRFPGLHACGLHTVREAAVPTPPHWLVERLGYFEELWTAQVKRLASMAQEEQRTIKISLPGGQKVDAVAWKTTPYQLAQQISSNLADTAVAAQVNGEPYDLERPLETDSDLRFLTFDSAQGKAVFWHSSTHVLGAAAEQLLGAVLCQGPSTECGFYHDFFLGKERTVKGSELPVLERFCQELTAAAQPFRRLEASRAQLCQLFKDNPFKLRLIEEKVTGPMATVYGCGMLVDLCRGPHLRHTGQIGGLKLLSNSSSVWRFPGAPETLQRVSGISFPTAEELRAWEEWREEAELRDHRRIGKEQELFFFHELSPGSCFFLPRGTRVYNALVAFIRAEYTRRGFSEVKTPTLFSAKLWELSGHWEHYREDMFALQPPGLDRPSSSQSDHSASSPTDTLALKPMNCPAHCLMFAHRPRSWRELPLRLADFGALHRAEASGSLGGLTRLRCFQQDDAHIFCAPDQLEAEIRGCLDFLHSVYTILGFSFHMALSTRPSGFLGEPCLWDQAEQVLQQALEEFGAPWDLNPGDGAFYGPKIDVHVRDALGRPHQCGTIQLDFQLPLRFDLQYKGQSGALECPVLIHRAVLGSVERMLGVLAESCGGKWPLWLSPFQVVVIPVGTEQEEYAREAQQSLRAAGLVGDLDADSGLTLSRRIRRAQLAHYNFQFVVGQREQSKRTVNIRTRDNRRLGERDLAEAVQRLLELQDTRVPNAEEIF is encoded by the exons ATGGGGCTGTATCAGAGGTGTCGGCGGCTTCGGTTCCCAGGGTTACACGCCTGCGGGCTGCACACGGTGCGTGAG GCAGCTGTGCCGACCCCTCCACACTGGTTGGTAGAGCGGCTTGGCTATTTTGAGGAGCTATGGACTGCTCAGGTAAAGAGGTTAGCAAGCATGGCACAGGAGGAACAGCGGACTATTAAGATATCACTTCCTGGAGGTCAGAAAGTCGATGCTGTAGCATGGAAGACAACCCCTTACCAACTAGCCCAGCAGATCAG TTCAAACCTGGCGGATACTGCAGTGGCTGCTCAAGTCAATGGAGAACCTTATGATCTGGAGCGGCCCTTGGAGACAGATTCTGACCTCCGGTTTCTGACATTCGATTCTGCACAGGGGAAAGCG GTATTCTGGCACTCCAGTACCCATGTCCTGGGGGCAGCAGCTGAACAGCTTTTAGGTGCTGTCCTCTGCCAAGGCCCAAGCACAGAATGTGGCTTTTACCATGATTTCTTCTTAGGAAAGGAACG GACAGTCAAGGGCTCAGAGCTGCCTGTTTTGGAACGGTTTTGCCAGGAACTTACAGCTGCTGCTCAGCCCTTCCGGAGACTGGAGGCTTCTCGGGCTCAGCTTTGCCAGCTCTTCAAG GATAACCCCTTTAAGCTTCGCTTGATTGAGGAGAAGGTGACAGGTCCAATGGCAACAGTGTATGG GTGTGGCATGCTGGTTGATCTGTGCAGGGGCCCCCACCTTCGGCATACTGGACAGATTGGAGGCCTGAAGCTGCTGTCG aACTCATCATCAGTGTGGAGATTTCCAGGCGCCCCAGAGACACTGCAGAGAGTGTCCGGCATTTCCTTCCCCACTGCAGAGGAGCTGAGGGCCTGGGAAGAATGGAGGGAGGAAGCAGAGTTACGGGACCACCGGCGCATTGGGAAG GAACAGGAGCTCTTCTTCTTCCATGAACTGAGCCCCGGGAGCTGTTTCTTCCTGCCTCGAGGGACAAGGGTGTATAATGCACTGGTGGCTTTTATCAGG GCTGAATACACCCGCCGCGGTTTCTCAGAAGTGAAAACCCCCACGTTGTTTTCTGCGAAGCTCTGGGAGCTGTCAGGGCACTGGGAGCATTATCGGGAAGACATGTTTGCCCTGCAGCCACCAGGCCTGGACAGGCCTTCCAGCTCTCAGAGCGACCACTCTGCCAGCTCCCCCACAGACACACTCGCCCTCAAGCCCATGAACTGCCCTGCACATTG CCTAATGTTCGCCCACCGGCCCAGATCCTGGCGAGAGCTGCCCCTGCGACTGGCTGACTTCGGGGCCCTACACCGGGCTGAGGCCTCTGGCAGCCTGGGGGGCCTGACCCGGCTTCGGTGCTTCCAGCAGGATGACGCCCACATCTTCTGTGCACCGGATCAG CTGGAAGCAGAGATCCGAGGCTGTCTTGATTTCCTCCACTCTGTCTACACCATCCTTGGCTTTTCCTTCCACATGGCACTGTCTACCCGGCCATCTGGCTTCCTGGGAGAGCCTTGCCTTTGGGACCAGGCCGAGCAG GTCCTGCAGCAGGCCCTAGAAGAATTTGGAGCACCATGGGATCTCAACCCTGGAGATGGTGCATTCTATGGGCCTAAG ATTGATGTGCACGTCCGCGATGCCCTGGGTCGACCCCATCAGTGTGGGACAATCCAGCTTGATTTCCAGCTGCCCCTGAGATTTGACCTCCAGTACAAGGG GCAGTCGGGGGCCCTAGAGTGTCCAGTCCTCATTCATCGCGCCGTGCTCGGTTCCGTGGAAAGGATGTTGGGAGTGCTGGCGGAGAGCTGTGGGGGAAAATG GCCACTGTGGCTGTCCCCGTTCCAGGTGGTGGTCATCCCTGTGGGGACGGAGCAGGAGGAATATGCCAGAGAG GCACAGCAGAGCCTGCGAGCTGCGGGACTGGTCGGTGACCTGGACGCTGACTCGGGACTGACCCTCAGCCGGAGAATCCGCCGGGCTCAGCTCGCACACTACAATTTTCAGTTTG TGGTTGGCCAGAGAGAGCAGAGTAAGAGAACAGTGAACATTCGGACTCGAGATAATCGTCGACTTGGAGAACGGGACTTGGCCGAGGCTGTACAGCGGCTACTGGAGCTACAGGACACCAGGGTCCCAAATGCTGAAGAAATTTTCTGA